Proteins from one Verrucomicrobiia bacterium genomic window:
- a CDS encoding amidohydrolase family protein gives MQMNRREFLASTAVAAVALNTASPLFAADKPLEIIDTHTHFYDPTRPQGVPWPPKNDALLYRKVMPADYRAQKVAQPVTATVVVEASAWAEDNQFILDLAKDDKFIIGLSGNLKPTDPDFAKNLKRFVADKKFRGIRVNGRVLAENLQNDAFIADLKRLADADLEMDVNGPPDTLPAIAEIARKLPTLRIVINHLSNIRIDGKTVDATWQKNMEACGKVKHIHAKISGLVEGTGMKDGKAPADAAFYKPQLDAMWQAFGSDKLIYGSNWPVSERFASLATVQQIVHDYFITKGQKALTAVMGGNARAVYKV, from the coding sequence ATGCAGATGAATCGTCGCGAGTTTCTGGCCAGCACAGCCGTTGCCGCTGTCGCACTGAACACAGCTTCCCCACTGTTCGCTGCGGATAAGCCGCTGGAGATCATCGATACCCATACGCATTTCTATGACCCCACACGCCCGCAAGGCGTTCCATGGCCGCCGAAGAACGATGCCTTGCTATATCGCAAAGTGATGCCAGCGGATTACCGCGCACAGAAAGTCGCGCAGCCTGTCACGGCCACAGTCGTGGTAGAAGCCAGCGCCTGGGCCGAGGACAACCAGTTCATTTTGGATTTAGCCAAGGACGACAAATTCATCATCGGTCTTTCAGGCAATCTGAAACCCACTGATCCCGATTTCGCAAAGAACCTGAAACGTTTTGTTGCGGATAAAAAGTTTCGCGGCATCCGTGTGAACGGACGCGTCTTGGCTGAGAACCTACAAAACGACGCTTTCATCGCCGATCTGAAACGACTGGCGGATGCCGATCTGGAAATGGATGTGAATGGTCCGCCTGATACGTTGCCAGCGATCGCTGAGATCGCGCGCAAGCTGCCTACGCTGCGCATCGTCATCAATCACCTCTCGAACATCCGTATCGATGGCAAGACTGTGGATGCGACATGGCAGAAGAACATGGAAGCTTGCGGCAAGGTGAAGCATATCCATGCAAAGATTTCCGGTTTGGTGGAAGGCACCGGCATGAAGGATGGCAAAGCACCCGCGGATGCCGCCTTTTACAAGCCGCAACTTGATGCGATGTGGCAGGCGTTTGGCAGCGACAAGTTGATCTATGGAAGCAATTGGCCAGTGAGCGAGAGGTTTGCCTCGTTGGCAACCGTGCAACAAATCGTCCACGATTATTTTATTACCAAGGGCCAAAAAGCTCTCACCGCTGTCATGGGCGGCAATGCGCGGGCCGTTTACAAGGTCTGA
- a CDS encoding 4-hydroxy-3-methylbut-2-enyl diphosphate reductase — protein sequence MSTQAPAAPAKINLRRPDVMEAVQAQVITHYRSELVDRIRANGGVLSAPGKLTIKLAKEFGFCYGVERAIDLAYAARKVFPEPKNIYLLGEIIHNPEVNDQIRNMGIKSISPHPTDEDLALLSAEDVVIIPAFGTEVVTRNKIIAKGCQIVDTTCGDVMSVWKRVRQYSKEAVTSIIHGKAKHEETKATTSQATAYGTGHYLVVFTLEETDYVCNYILNGGSKEEFLEKFKGAYSPGFNPEEHLKTVGVANQTTMLRGETEEVQRRIRAAIEKKYGTNNLGQHFRFFDTICGATQDRQDALQRMLKEQMNLLIVVGGYNSSNTSHLAEMGEKVLPTYFIKNAAKMESTALISHWDQHINKEVETKNWLPDGEITVGITAGASCPNNLIEDTIRRLCEFKGVSVQQLLAP from the coding sequence ATGTCGACGCAAGCTCCAGCAGCTCCCGCGAAAATAAACCTGCGACGCCCCGATGTGATGGAGGCCGTTCAAGCGCAGGTCATCACGCATTACCGTAGTGAATTGGTGGACCGCATCCGCGCCAATGGCGGCGTGCTGTCCGCTCCCGGCAAGCTGACCATCAAGCTGGCGAAGGAGTTCGGCTTTTGTTACGGCGTGGAGCGCGCGATCGATCTGGCCTATGCGGCGCGCAAGGTTTTCCCGGAGCCGAAGAACATCTATTTGCTGGGCGAGATCATCCATAACCCGGAGGTGAACGACCAGATCCGGAACATGGGCATCAAGTCCATCTCGCCGCATCCGACGGATGAGGATCTGGCCTTACTCTCAGCGGAAGATGTGGTGATCATCCCGGCGTTCGGCACGGAAGTGGTGACACGGAACAAGATCATCGCGAAGGGCTGCCAGATCGTGGACACGACCTGCGGTGACGTGATGAGCGTGTGGAAGCGCGTGCGGCAGTATTCGAAGGAAGCCGTGACGAGCATCATCCATGGCAAGGCGAAGCACGAGGAGACGAAGGCGACGACCTCCCAGGCGACGGCTTACGGCACGGGGCATTACCTAGTGGTGTTCACGCTGGAGGAGACGGATTACGTCTGCAACTACATCCTCAATGGCGGCAGCAAGGAAGAGTTTCTGGAGAAGTTCAAGGGCGCGTATTCACCGGGGTTCAATCCGGAAGAGCATTTGAAGACGGTGGGTGTGGCGAACCAGACGACGATGCTCCGTGGTGAGACGGAAGAGGTGCAGCGTCGCATCCGCGCGGCCATCGAGAAGAAGTATGGCACGAACAATCTCGGCCAGCATTTCCGGTTCTTCGATACCATTTGTGGTGCTACGCAGGATCGCCAAGATGCGTTGCAGCGCATGTTGAAGGAGCAGATGAATTTGCTCATCGTGGTGGGCGGTTACAATTCCTCGAACACGTCGCATCTGGCAGAGATGGGTGAGAAGGTGTTGCCGACGTATTTCATCAAGAATGCGGCGAAGATGGAATCGACTGCGCTCATCAGCCATTGGGACCAGCACATCAACAAGGAAGTGGAGACGAAGAACTGGCTGCCGGATGGCGAGATCACGGTGGGCATCACGGCCGGTGCTTCGTGCCCGAACAACTTGATCGAGGACACGATCCGCCGTCTGTGCGAGTTCAAGGGGGTGTCCGTGCAGCAGTTGTTGGCGCCTTAG
- a CDS encoding sulfatase translates to MKSLLALGIAVVCAFSFSLQTHGAEAKKYNVLFFAVDDLRPEFGAYDSKIVKSPNLDALAAKGITFQRAYCQQAVCSPSRSSLLTGTRPDTTKVWDLETHFRKAIPDTITLPQHFKNNGYFVQGMGKLYHGGFDDAPSWSTPWTNPKAKGYGLQENIDMVARKAAEAKKAGKKGKAASRSARGPAFEAADVPDNTFHDGALADMAVAALRELKDKKEPFWLGVGFIRPHLPFVAPKKYWDLYDPKQIELAKVTTRPKGAPDYAVQPGGEMRAYDGIPNGHVPDDLARQLKHGYYASISYMDAQVGKVIAELERLGLRDDTIIVLWGDHGWKLGEYDAWCKHSNVELDTNAPLLISVPGQKSAGQRTKALVEFVDIYPSLAELCGLPLPKHLEGTSFAPLIKDPNQKWKPAAFSQYPRAVSGQQLMGYSMRTDRYRFTRWVGRQDHSKLDAVELYDLQTDPLATVNIANEPKNAKLVGELTEQWKKGWQAAQLKGK, encoded by the coding sequence ATGAAATCCCTCCTGGCACTCGGCATCGCCGTCGTTTGCGCCTTCAGCTTTTCCCTCCAGACGCATGGGGCTGAAGCCAAAAAATACAATGTCCTCTTCTTCGCCGTCGATGATCTGCGCCCGGAGTTCGGCGCGTATGACAGCAAGATCGTGAAGAGCCCGAACCTCGATGCCCTCGCCGCCAAGGGAATTACCTTCCAACGCGCCTACTGCCAGCAAGCCGTTTGCTCACCGTCCCGCTCCAGCCTCCTCACTGGCACGCGCCCGGACACCACCAAGGTCTGGGACCTCGAGACCCATTTCCGCAAAGCCATCCCCGATACCATCACCCTGCCGCAACACTTCAAGAACAACGGCTACTTCGTGCAAGGCATGGGCAAGCTCTACCACGGGGGCTTCGATGACGCCCCTTCATGGTCCACACCCTGGACGAACCCAAAAGCCAAAGGTTACGGCTTGCAGGAAAACATAGACATGGTCGCGCGTAAAGCCGCCGAGGCCAAAAAGGCGGGCAAGAAAGGCAAAGCCGCCAGCCGCTCCGCGCGCGGTCCGGCCTTTGAAGCCGCCGATGTCCCGGACAACACCTTCCACGATGGCGCGCTCGCCGACATGGCCGTGGCCGCTTTGCGCGAATTGAAGGACAAGAAAGAACCCTTCTGGCTCGGCGTCGGCTTCATCCGTCCGCACCTCCCCTTCGTCGCCCCCAAGAAGTATTGGGACCTGTATGACCCCAAGCAGATCGAGCTGGCCAAGGTGACCACCAGGCCCAAGGGCGCACCCGACTACGCCGTGCAACCCGGCGGCGAGATGCGCGCTTACGACGGCATCCCGAACGGCCACGTGCCCGATGACCTCGCCCGCCAGTTGAAGCACGGATACTACGCTTCCATCAGTTACATGGACGCCCAGGTGGGCAAAGTCATTGCAGAACTCGAACGCCTTGGCCTGCGTGATGACACCATCATCGTCCTCTGGGGTGATCACGGCTGGAAACTGGGCGAATACGATGCCTGGTGCAAACACTCCAACGTGGAACTGGACACGAACGCCCCGCTCCTCATCTCCGTCCCCGGCCAGAAATCCGCCGGCCAGAGGACCAAGGCACTCGTGGAATTCGTGGACATCTATCCCTCGCTCGCCGAGCTGTGTGGCCTGCCCTTGCCCAAACATCTCGAAGGCACCAGCTTCGCCCCGCTCATCAAAGACCCGAACCAAAAATGGAAACCCGCCGCCTTCAGCCAGTATCCGCGCGCGGTATCCGGCCAGCAGCTCATGGGTTACTCCATGCGCACGGACCGTTACCGCTTCACCCGCTGGGTAGGCCGCCAGGACCACTCCAAGCTCGATGCCGTGGAACTTTACGACCTCCAGACTGACCCGCTCGCCACCGTGAACATCGCCAACGAACCGAAGAACGCCAAACTCGTCGGCGAACTCACCGAACAATGGAAGAAAGGCTGGCAGGCGGCGCAGTTGAAAGGGAAGTAA
- a CDS encoding GNAT family N-acetyltransferase, with protein sequence MKPTIRVMTMDDFDAVLALWQSTEGVGLNEMDSRENISRFLVRNDGLSFVVLDESGNIIGAMLGGTDGRRGYLHHLAVAKDYRGQGLGRQLVETCLKALKAQGIKRCSIFVYANNVAGQSFWKHLGWSACPELLIMRKQTGA encoded by the coding sequence ATGAAACCCACCATCCGCGTCATGACCATGGACGACTTCGACGCCGTGCTGGCTCTCTGGCAGAGCACCGAGGGCGTGGGGTTGAATGAGATGGATTCACGGGAGAATATTTCACGCTTTCTTGTCCGGAATGACGGTCTGAGTTTTGTTGTCCTCGATGAATCAGGAAATATCATCGGTGCGATGCTGGGAGGCACGGATGGACGGCGCGGTTACCTGCATCATCTGGCCGTGGCGAAAGATTACCGGGGTCAAGGACTGGGGCGCCAATTGGTGGAAACTTGTCTGAAAGCATTAAAGGCACAGGGCATCAAACGTTGCAGCATCTTCGTCTATGCGAACAATGTTGCCGGGCAAAGTTTCTGGAAACACCTCGGCTGGAGCGCTTGCCCTGAACTGCTCATCATGCGGAAACAGACGGGCGCGTAG
- a CDS encoding TIGR00266 family protein, whose amino-acid sequence MNAMHEIDYRIYGDDMQFVEVELDPQEAVVAEAGGMMYMEDGIAMETIFGDGSQQNKGFLGSLLGAGKRLLTGESLFMTVFQNQGQGKKKMAFGAPYPGKIMPVKLSEVGGELISQKDSFLCAAKGVSVGIAFNKKIGTGLFGGEGFIMQRLQGDGWAFIHAGGTLYQRDLKPGETLRVDTGCVVAFQPTVDFDIQFVGGVKTAFFGGEGLFFATLQGPGRVWLQSLPFSRLADRIIASAPRAGGRGVGEGSVLGGLGGLLDGDN is encoded by the coding sequence ATGAACGCGATGCACGAAATCGATTATCGGATTTACGGAGATGACATGCAGTTTGTGGAGGTGGAGCTGGACCCGCAGGAAGCCGTGGTGGCTGAAGCGGGCGGCATGATGTACATGGAGGACGGCATCGCCATGGAAACCATCTTCGGTGATGGCTCGCAGCAGAATAAAGGGTTCCTGGGCTCCTTGCTGGGCGCAGGCAAGCGTCTGCTCACGGGCGAATCGCTCTTCATGACGGTTTTCCAGAATCAAGGGCAGGGGAAGAAGAAGATGGCCTTCGGTGCGCCTTATCCCGGCAAGATCATGCCGGTGAAGCTGAGCGAAGTGGGTGGTGAACTCATCAGCCAGAAGGATTCCTTTCTCTGTGCGGCGAAGGGCGTGAGCGTGGGCATCGCTTTCAACAAGAAGATCGGCACCGGCCTGTTCGGTGGTGAAGGCTTCATCATGCAGCGCTTGCAGGGTGATGGCTGGGCCTTCATCCATGCGGGTGGCACGCTCTATCAACGTGATCTGAAGCCGGGCGAAACCTTGCGCGTGGACACCGGTTGTGTCGTGGCCTTCCAGCCGACGGTAGATTTCGACATCCAGTTCGTTGGCGGCGTGAAAACGGCGTTCTTCGGCGGGGAAGGGCTGTTCTTTGCCACACTGCAGGGGCCAGGCCGTGTGTGGTTGCAATCGTTGCCGTTCAGCCGCTTGGCGGACCGCATCATCGCCTCGGCACCGCGTGCGGGTGGACGTGGCGTGGGCGAGGGGTCCGTGCTCGGTGGTCTGGGTGGGTTGCTGGATGGGGATAACTAG
- a CDS encoding deoxyguanosinetriphosphate triphosphohydrolase, with protein sequence MACSLQDLEKREKLVLAPYAQFSADSRGRKYKESPPEYRTQYQRDRDRVIHSRAFRRLEYKTQVFLNGQGDHYRTRLTHTMEVAAISRNIARALRINEDLAETIALAHDLGHSPFGHKGEDALNRLMKDHGGFEHNRHSLRIVEELEQKYPGFPGLNLSWEVREGLVKHYTSYDHPSKRKGFDAKSSSLEAQVANLADEITYYSHDLDDGLEACLLDDKKLKKEVRIWAQAAKEVHKLYGDLDDERQRYFTIRCIIDGQVRDVVTTTEKLIAEAGVKSADEVRLQEHALVSYSDKRRALNIELREYLYENLYYNPVVHGPNLRAVKMLEDMFHHYLKNHDQIGAQARKRARKLGWHRTVCDYLAGMTDRYVQIEHARVFGSQGVFGAIKG encoded by the coding sequence ATGGCTTGCAGCCTTCAGGATCTGGAAAAGCGCGAGAAACTGGTGCTGGCACCTTACGCGCAATTCTCTGCTGACAGCCGCGGGCGCAAGTATAAGGAATCTCCGCCGGAGTATCGCACACAGTATCAGCGGGATCGCGATCGTGTGATCCATTCGCGCGCGTTTCGTCGTCTCGAATACAAGACGCAGGTTTTTCTGAATGGGCAGGGGGATCATTATCGTACGCGGCTGACGCATACGATGGAAGTGGCGGCGATCAGCCGGAACATCGCGCGGGCGTTGCGCATCAATGAAGACCTCGCGGAGACCATCGCGCTGGCGCATGACCTGGGGCATTCACCGTTCGGGCATAAGGGTGAGGATGCGCTGAACCGCTTGATGAAAGATCACGGCGGGTTTGAGCATAATCGGCACAGTTTGCGCATCGTGGAGGAGCTGGAGCAGAAGTATCCGGGTTTTCCAGGGCTGAATCTTTCGTGGGAGGTGCGGGAGGGATTGGTGAAGCACTACACGAGCTACGATCATCCGAGCAAACGCAAGGGGTTCGACGCGAAGTCGTCCTCACTGGAGGCGCAGGTGGCGAATCTGGCGGATGAGATCACGTATTACAGCCATGACCTGGATGACGGGCTGGAGGCGTGTCTGCTGGATGACAAGAAGCTGAAGAAGGAAGTGCGCATCTGGGCGCAAGCCGCGAAGGAAGTGCACAAGCTTTACGGCGATCTGGATGATGAACGGCAGCGCTATTTCACAATCCGTTGCATCATCGATGGGCAGGTGCGGGATGTGGTGACGACGACGGAGAAACTGATCGCGGAAGCGGGTGTGAAGTCAGCGGATGAGGTGCGATTGCAGGAGCACGCGCTGGTGAGTTACAGCGACAAGCGACGGGCGCTGAACATCGAGTTGCGCGAGTATCTTTACGAGAATCTTTATTACAATCCGGTGGTGCATGGACCGAACCTGCGGGCGGTGAAGATGTTGGAGGACATGTTCCATCATTACTTGAAGAACCACGACCAGATCGGTGCGCAGGCGCGCAAGCGGGCACGGAAATTGGGGTGGCACCGGACGGTGTGTGACTACCTGGCGGGGATGACGGATAGGTATGTGCAGATCGAGCACGCGCGGGTGTTTGGATCGCAGGGGGTGTTTGGGGCGATCAAAGGGTGA
- a CDS encoding aspartyl/asparaginyl beta-hydroxylase domain-containing protein, giving the protein MDQTLTASTPVAKTAMNFHDRTIRLNPPKNWTSKVGRKVFDWLERRVAGVSVHPDLHVYDSKTFPWAAEVEADWKLVRAELDQVMKFRDQMPSFQDILKEVSLIQTDDQWKTFFLMGIGMDCSENAKRCPETMKVLQKIPGVKTAFFSILSPKKHIPAHRGAFNGVLRLHLALLVPEPREQVRIRIGNDIYNWTEGKTLIFDDTYNHEVWNDTDGYRVVLFVDFARPLKSPWNKMLEGILNMASLAPFLREAGMKQKKWEKKMGEKK; this is encoded by the coding sequence ATGGACCAGACTTTGACTGCCAGCACACCTGTCGCCAAAACGGCGATGAATTTTCATGACCGCACCATCCGGCTTAACCCACCGAAGAATTGGACCAGCAAGGTGGGGCGCAAGGTGTTTGACTGGTTGGAACGGCGGGTCGCCGGTGTGTCCGTCCATCCCGATCTGCATGTCTATGACAGCAAGACGTTCCCGTGGGCGGCGGAGGTGGAAGCGGATTGGAAACTGGTGCGCGCCGAACTCGATCAGGTGATGAAGTTCCGCGACCAGATGCCGAGTTTTCAAGACATTCTCAAGGAAGTCTCGCTCATCCAAACAGATGACCAGTGGAAGACGTTTTTCCTCATGGGCATCGGCATGGATTGCTCGGAGAACGCGAAGCGTTGTCCGGAGACGATGAAGGTGCTGCAGAAGATTCCCGGCGTGAAGACGGCGTTCTTCTCCATCCTATCACCGAAGAAACATATCCCGGCACATCGTGGTGCGTTTAATGGTGTGTTGCGCCTGCACCTCGCCCTGCTAGTGCCGGAACCGCGCGAGCAGGTGCGTATCCGCATCGGCAATGACATCTATAACTGGACGGAGGGCAAGACGCTGATCTTTGACGACACGTATAACCACGAGGTGTGGAATGACACGGATGGTTATCGCGTGGTGCTCTTCGTGGACTTCGCGCGCCCGCTGAAATCGCCGTGGAACAAAATGCTGGAAGGCATCTTGAACATGGCCTCCCTTGCCCCCTTCCTGCGTGAAGCGGGCATGAAGCAGAAGAAGTGGGAAAAAAAGATGGGCGAGAAGAAATAG
- a CDS encoding cation:proton antiporter: MKFELWYLVMGALLVAIALVSSVVKRLPLTTTMLYLGVGILLGPMVAGVAKVDPFEDVGWLERVAEFGVLVSLFTAGLKLRVPLRFKEWSVPLRLAFLSMVLTVGMVTMAGVWWLGLPLGAAVLLGAILAPTDPVLASEVQLESAADRDRLRFSLTGEASLNDGTAFPFVMLGLGLLGLHELGDGGWKWIAVDVLWSVIGGLGIGAILGAGVGQLVLYFRQKHRESFGLDEFLTLGLIGLSYGLALLAHTYGFLAVFAAGLALRHVERKHTGDEPPDVVAIAALGKKEEIATHPKKSAAYLAEAVLGFNEQIERILEVALVLIVGLMLAPAFLDLNHLLFVPFLLLVVRPLSVWLGLLGCRVEREQRLMLSWFGIRGIGSLFYLFFIIRKEVPAEIASNLLSVTLWCIATSVVVHGISVTSLMKWYRSRVRYDDEKGSRRKLAPAHSGR; encoded by the coding sequence ATGAAATTCGAGCTATGGTATCTGGTGATGGGTGCACTGCTGGTGGCGATCGCTCTGGTCAGTTCCGTGGTGAAGCGTCTGCCGCTCACCACCACCATGCTCTATCTGGGTGTGGGTATCTTACTTGGCCCGATGGTGGCTGGCGTGGCGAAGGTCGATCCTTTTGAGGACGTTGGCTGGCTGGAGCGCGTGGCCGAGTTTGGTGTCCTTGTTTCTCTCTTCACTGCGGGATTGAAGCTGCGCGTGCCATTGCGCTTCAAAGAATGGAGCGTCCCTCTCCGCCTCGCCTTCCTCTCCATGGTGCTGACTGTAGGCATGGTCACCATGGCGGGCGTGTGGTGGTTGGGTTTGCCTTTGGGCGCTGCCGTCTTGCTCGGTGCCATCCTGGCTCCGACTGATCCTGTGCTCGCCTCGGAAGTTCAATTGGAGAGCGCCGCCGATCGTGACCGCCTTCGCTTCAGCCTGACGGGCGAAGCAAGCTTGAATGACGGCACTGCGTTTCCCTTTGTCATGCTTGGTCTTGGATTGCTCGGCCTGCATGAACTCGGCGATGGCGGCTGGAAGTGGATAGCCGTCGATGTGCTTTGGTCGGTGATCGGGGGGCTGGGCATTGGAGCAATTTTAGGAGCAGGCGTTGGCCAGCTTGTTCTGTATTTCCGCCAAAAGCATCGCGAGAGTTTTGGGTTGGATGAATTTCTCACGTTGGGCTTGATCGGGCTTTCCTATGGATTGGCGTTGTTAGCGCATACGTATGGATTCCTTGCTGTGTTCGCGGCTGGCTTGGCCCTGCGTCACGTAGAGCGCAAGCACACAGGTGATGAGCCGCCAGATGTCGTCGCTATCGCTGCGCTGGGGAAGAAGGAAGAAATCGCCACTCATCCAAAGAAAAGTGCCGCTTACCTCGCTGAGGCCGTGTTGGGATTCAATGAACAGATCGAGCGCATACTCGAAGTCGCCCTTGTACTCATCGTAGGTCTGATGCTCGCACCAGCATTCCTTGATCTGAATCATCTGCTCTTCGTTCCCTTTCTGCTGCTCGTTGTGCGTCCGCTGTCTGTTTGGTTGGGCTTATTGGGCTGTCGTGTAGAAAGAGAACAACGGCTCATGCTTTCCTGGTTCGGCATACGCGGCATCGGTTCGCTGTTTTATCTGTTCTTCATCATTCGCAAAGAAGTCCCGGCAGAGATCGCCAGCAATCTGCTTTCAGTGACGTTGTGGTGTATCGCCACCTCCGTCGTCGTACATGGCATCTCTGTCACCTCGCTCATGAAGTGGTATCGCTCGCGCGTGCGCTATGATGATGAAAAAGGCTCGCGGAGAAAATTAGCTCCAGCGCATTCAGGCAGATAG